Proteins encoded by one window of Candidatus Zixiibacteriota bacterium:
- a CDS encoding amidohydrolase family protein — translation MPETRSVIDGDGHIFENHEAIWSRMPREYRGDNWTMRSPFPPNDHLHAANRHFVPDGAFRRVDREGWVAFMEDTGIGQAVLYPSSGLAFGRVVSRDWAIELARAYNDWLWDEYLKRSDRFYGLALIPLQEPAAAVEELRRAVRERGFCGAMLPSTGAPGLQNHLGDERYWPIYEEADRLGCAIAIHGGVHDHMGLDDMSPYAPVNALGHPFGQMVNFGGLLFNGIFDKYPNARFGFMEAGSGWFVGCIERFERSWNSHVQYDPRGRFLKLRENESITDYIRRHVREGRIFVGVEGDELTLPFAVRTVGSDPFIFSSDFPHEVNNETCKHALRELEENPGLGAADKEAIRRGNAVRFYGLSGRREAPGRPRR, via the coding sequence ATGCCAGAAACAAGAAGCGTTATCGACGGCGACGGTCACATCTTCGAAAACCACGAGGCGATCTGGAGCCGCATGCCGCGCGAGTACCGCGGCGACAACTGGACGATGCGAAGCCCGTTTCCGCCCAACGACCATCTCCACGCCGCCAACCGCCACTTCGTTCCGGACGGCGCGTTCCGGCGTGTCGACCGCGAGGGCTGGGTCGCCTTCATGGAGGACACCGGCATCGGGCAGGCGGTGCTGTATCCTTCCAGCGGGCTCGCCTTCGGCCGCGTGGTCAGCCGCGACTGGGCGATCGAGCTGGCGCGGGCTTACAATGACTGGCTGTGGGACGAGTACCTCAAGCGGAGCGATCGCTTCTACGGGCTCGCGCTGATTCCGCTGCAGGAGCCCGCGGCTGCGGTCGAGGAGTTGCGCCGGGCGGTGCGCGAGCGCGGCTTTTGCGGCGCGATGCTGCCGAGCACCGGCGCTCCGGGGCTGCAAAATCACCTCGGCGACGAGCGCTACTGGCCGATCTACGAGGAAGCCGACCGGCTGGGCTGCGCGATCGCGATTCACGGCGGCGTGCACGACCACATGGGCCTCGACGACATGAGCCCGTACGCCCCCGTGAACGCGCTCGGCCATCCGTTCGGCCAGATGGTCAATTTCGGCGGCCTTCTCTTCAACGGGATCTTCGACAAGTACCCCAACGCCCGCTTCGGCTTCATGGAAGCGGGCTCGGGATGGTTCGTGGGCTGCATCGAGCGCTTCGAGCGCTCATGGAACAGCCACGTGCAGTACGATCCGCGCGGCCGGTTTCTCAAGCTGCGCGAGAACGAATCGATCACCGATTACATCCGCCGCCATGTGCGCGAGGGGCGGATCTTCGTGGGCGTCGAAGGCGACGAGCTGACGCTGCCGTTCGCCGTGCGCACGGTCGGCTCCGATCCGTTCATCTTTTCCTCCGACTTTCCCCACGAGGTCAACAACGAGACCTGCAAGCACGCTCTGCGCGAGCTGGAGGAAAATCCCGGGCTGGGCGCGGCCGACAAAGAGGCGATCCGCCGCGGCAACGCCGTGCGCTTCTACGGCCTGTCCGGGCGCCGAGAGGCCCCGGGCCGGCCGCGGCGGTAA
- a CDS encoding amidase, producing MSHAGGEPLYYLTIDEAQRLIQRRELSPVELTRAVLDRIAAVDGDLHAYCRLTGESALIEARRAEAEVLKGDWRGPLHGIPVAVKDQLDVEGAPAEIRGASAAAALATADATAVRKLRDAGAVLLGKLTMSSMPTEPPAPRNPWDLKRITGGSSTGAGAAVAAGLCLGALGEDTAGSIRNPASLCGIVGLKATYGRVSRRGLAPLGWSLDHCGPMTRTVEDCAHMLQAIAGYDPDDPTSADVPVPPYAAALREDVRGMVIGVPRDFIEVCRGRTDPEVLSKVEQAIADLETLGARVVEVSLPTLRYATQANAVIYYNEHYAGRREEAKIVIKSGPAARRARIYLGVLTGAADYLHAQRLRSKLRRECAEVFETVDLLALPCQTATAPTFEEVDALDTLRKHLAPEYQAPFNLAGLPAMSVPCGFSQKGLPVALQLVGKAFGEPSVFRAAFAYQQHARWHERRPPI from the coding sequence ATGAGCCACGCTGGCGGCGAACCGCTTTACTACCTGACGATCGACGAGGCACAGAGGCTGATTCAACGGCGCGAGCTTTCACCGGTCGAGCTGACCAGGGCGGTGCTTGACCGAATCGCCGCCGTGGACGGTGACCTGCACGCGTACTGCCGGCTGACGGGGGAGAGTGCGCTCATCGAAGCCCGCCGCGCCGAAGCCGAGGTTCTCAAGGGCGACTGGCGCGGCCCGCTGCACGGAATCCCGGTTGCGGTCAAGGACCAGCTGGACGTGGAAGGGGCTCCCGCCGAGATTCGCGGTGCGAGCGCGGCGGCGGCGCTGGCGACCGCCGACGCCACCGCGGTCAGGAAGCTGCGCGACGCGGGCGCCGTTCTGCTCGGAAAGCTCACCATGAGCAGCATGCCGACCGAACCGCCGGCGCCACGAAATCCGTGGGACCTCAAGCGAATCACGGGCGGATCGAGCACGGGGGCCGGCGCGGCGGTGGCTGCCGGATTGTGTCTGGGCGCGCTGGGCGAAGACACGGCCGGATCAATCCGCAATCCCGCCTCTCTCTGCGGCATCGTCGGCCTCAAAGCCACTTACGGCCGCGTGAGCCGCCGGGGGCTGGCGCCCCTCGGCTGGTCACTGGACCACTGCGGGCCGATGACGCGGACCGTGGAGGACTGCGCTCACATGCTGCAGGCGATCGCCGGTTACGATCCCGACGATCCGACGTCGGCCGACGTGCCGGTGCCGCCCTACGCCGCCGCGCTTCGCGAAGACGTTCGCGGCATGGTAATCGGCGTGCCGCGAGATTTCATCGAGGTCTGTCGCGGAAGGACCGACCCCGAAGTTCTTTCGAAGGTCGAGCAGGCGATCGCAGATCTCGAAACGCTCGGCGCCCGCGTCGTCGAGGTCTCGCTCCCCACGCTGCGCTACGCGACGCAGGCCAACGCGGTGATCTACTACAACGAGCACTACGCGGGCAGGCGGGAGGAGGCGAAGATCGTGATCAAGAGCGGCCCCGCGGCGCGCCGCGCGCGGATCTACCTGGGCGTGCTGACGGGCGCCGCCGACTACCTCCACGCGCAGCGGCTGCGCAGCAAGCTGAGACGCGAGTGCGCGGAGGTTTTCGAGACCGTCGATCTCCTGGCGCTGCCCTGCCAGACCGCGACCGCGCCGACCTTCGAAGAGGTGGACGCGCTCGATACGCTGCGCAAGCACCTGGCGCCCGAGTACCAGGCGCCGTTCAACCTCGCGGGGCTGCCGGCGATGTCGGTTCCCTGCGGGTTCAGCCAGAAGGGGTTGCCGGTGGCGCTGCAGCTCGTCGGCAAGGCGTTCGGCGAGCCTTCGGTCTTCCGCGCGGCCTTCGCCTACCAGCAGCACGCGCGCTGGCACGAGCGCCGGCCGCCGATTTGA
- a CDS encoding ATP-binding protein, which translates to MAWLISSLRFRLIAFVLLAVVPAFGVILYGTARYRALMAGHVQGKALDTARLIGAEQERYFENAHQFLVTLARLPQVRERSGPACDRLLAGLLEPLYVDLAVFNLNGGQVCGALPRSKALVRPEAALLSAVTRTHDFSIGRIRPLPSAEKAVVDLGYPVVESPGVVRGAVVVALDFSWVARITAHSRLSPGASFTLIDDQGTVLLRHPDGAAWVGKKAFMDSSNRFAVLGGLEGAVQAIAADGVERLFAFSRLKTRFEGQTIYAAIDVPASLAFAEADRIAAYSLAALALLTAVTVLAAWFGADLLVLRRIRDLVSATRQVAAGTLTARTSLPYGRSELGSLARAFDELAETLERRDREARASVAQIEVQRLRQRVLHDLNLALMSTLDLASVLNTLLAKIAALFPCCVTTVSWIDRRTGRLEDMAYRSDAGDDAGFAETGIERGLPEVVVRAGAPVAVRDAQLDPRTTHPEFFRRYRLVSYLGLPMISQGEALGVLSLYTNRPHEFQADEVDFLMDVGTQAAMAIQNSRLYEQTRRQAEELEKSNKTKDEFLGVMSHELRTPLNIIMNYAEALRIGMFGGLGPEQTRGMEKIRSQAAQLLALINGILEITKIETGSVAVHREAVDLNKFLAELRSDYMMPSEKRLSLEWRHPDDLPALMTDRAKLKHIVTNLINNAIKFTEQGSVVVSASVLARTGELELRVADTGPGIPEELIPVVFDKFRQLDSTTTRSHSGAGLGLYIVKTFVELLGGTIRVESRLGEGSIFIVRLPLGVPSNRPGVPEYRADCAGQA; encoded by the coding sequence ATGGCCTGGCTGATCTCGAGTCTTCGCTTCCGTTTGATCGCCTTCGTCCTGCTGGCCGTCGTTCCCGCTTTCGGGGTCATTCTCTACGGCACCGCCCGCTACCGTGCCCTGATGGCGGGGCACGTTCAGGGGAAGGCCCTGGACACCGCGCGCTTGATCGGAGCCGAGCAGGAGCGCTACTTCGAGAACGCCCACCAGTTCCTCGTCACCCTGGCCCGCCTGCCGCAAGTCCGCGAGCGATCCGGCCCGGCCTGCGATCGGCTGTTGGCCGGCCTGCTCGAGCCTCTCTACGTCGATCTCGCGGTTTTCAACCTGAACGGCGGCCAGGTCTGCGGTGCTTTGCCCCGGAGCAAAGCTCTCGTGAGGCCCGAGGCCGCGCTCCTTTCGGCGGTGACCCGAACTCACGATTTCTCCATCGGCCGGATCCGTCCGCTCCCGTCGGCGGAAAAGGCGGTCGTCGACCTTGGCTATCCCGTCGTGGAATCCCCGGGCGTCGTGCGCGGCGCGGTCGTCGTCGCGCTCGACTTTTCCTGGGTCGCTCGCATCACGGCCCACAGCCGCCTCTCACCGGGCGCGTCGTTCACTCTGATCGACGATCAGGGAACCGTTCTCCTCCGCCACCCTGACGGAGCCGCCTGGGTCGGAAAGAAAGCCTTCATGGACAGCTCCAACCGTTTCGCCGTTCTCGGCGGGCTCGAAGGCGCCGTGCAGGCGATCGCAGCGGACGGAGTGGAGCGCCTTTTTGCCTTCAGCCGGCTCAAAACCAGGTTCGAAGGCCAGACGATCTACGCCGCGATCGACGTTCCCGCGTCCCTGGCCTTCGCCGAGGCCGATCGCATCGCCGCCTACAGCCTGGCCGCCCTCGCGCTGCTCACGGCCGTAACGGTGCTCGCGGCCTGGTTCGGGGCCGATCTGCTCGTCCTGCGTCGCATCCGCGACCTCGTTTCGGCGACGCGGCAGGTCGCCGCGGGAACGCTCACCGCCCGTACCTCGCTCCCCTACGGCAGGAGCGAGCTCGGCAGCCTGGCCAGAGCGTTCGACGAGCTGGCCGAAACACTGGAACGGCGTGACCGGGAGGCCAGAGCCTCCGTCGCGCAGATCGAGGTCCAGCGCCTTCGCCAGAGGGTCCTCCACGATCTGAACCTCGCCTTGATGTCGACGCTCGACCTCGCCAGTGTGCTCAACACGTTGCTCGCGAAGATCGCTGCGCTGTTTCCCTGCTGCGTGACGACGGTGAGCTGGATCGACCGGCGGACCGGGCGGCTCGAAGACATGGCGTACCGGAGCGACGCGGGCGACGATGCGGGCTTCGCCGAGACCGGCATCGAGCGCGGCCTTCCCGAGGTGGTGGTACGGGCGGGCGCGCCCGTCGCCGTTCGCGATGCGCAGCTCGATCCCCGCACCACCCATCCGGAGTTCTTCCGCCGCTACCGGCTGGTTTCCTATCTCGGCCTGCCGATGATCTCGCAAGGCGAGGCCCTCGGCGTCCTTTCGCTCTACACCAACCGGCCGCACGAGTTTCAGGCCGATGAGGTGGATTTCCTGATGGATGTCGGCACGCAGGCGGCGATGGCGATCCAGAACTCCCGCCTCTACGAGCAGACGCGCCGCCAAGCGGAGGAGCTGGAGAAGTCGAACAAGACCAAGGACGAGTTCCTCGGCGTCATGTCGCACGAGCTGCGCACGCCCCTCAACATCATCATGAATTACGCCGAGGCGCTGCGCATCGGGATGTTCGGCGGGCTGGGCCCGGAGCAGACCAGGGGAATGGAAAAGATCCGCTCCCAGGCGGCCCAGTTGCTCGCCCTGATCAACGGCATTCTCGAGATCACCAAGATCGAGACCGGGAGCGTCGCGGTCCACCGGGAGGCGGTCGATCTGAACAAGTTTCTCGCCGAGCTGCGCTCCGACTACATGATGCCGAGCGAAAAGCGCCTCTCCCTCGAGTGGCGCCACCCCGACGACCTTCCGGCGCTGATGACCGATCGGGCGAAGCTCAAGCACATCGTGACCAACCTCATCAACAATGCGATCAAGTTCACGGAACAAGGATCGGTGGTGGTATCGGCCAGCGTGCTCGCCCGGACCGGAGAGCTCGAGTTGCGCGTCGCCGACACCGGACCGGGTATTCCCGAAGAGCTGATTCCCGTGGTCTTCGACAAGTTCCGCCAGCTCGACAGCACGACGACGCGGAGCCACTCGGGCGCGGGCCTCGGTCTCTATATCGTCAAGACCTTCGTGGAGCTGTTGGGCGGCACGATCCGGGTCGAAAGCAGGCTCGGCGAGGGATCGATTTTCATCGTCCGGCTGCCCCTCGGCGTGCCCTCCAACCGGCCCGGAGTCCCGGAATACCGCGCCGACTGCGCCGGGCAAGCCTGA
- a CDS encoding tetratricopeptide repeat protein, whose amino-acid sequence MKRKTVRPRGQAAPTVRPSFCAAVLLAALAAALPGCSGLAVHDAEKSSDPFGQSRQLFEQGNYDAALRENQRLLADGRAAPDVALFNLGLISAYSSNPRKDYPKALGYFRRLIKEHPRSPLVEQAKVWVQVLEEHQKIAEERRRLIEERRVLLREKELLAQERERLNYTVERSRQVDIEIEKRRRQTRLR is encoded by the coding sequence ATGAAGCGGAAAACCGTTCGGCCACGAGGACAGGCAGCGCCGACGGTGCGGCCTTCCTTTTGCGCCGCCGTGCTCCTGGCGGCGCTCGCCGCCGCGCTGCCCGGTTGCTCGGGGCTCGCCGTGCACGACGCCGAGAAGTCTTCCGATCCCTTCGGCCAAAGCCGGCAGCTCTTCGAGCAGGGCAACTACGACGCGGCTCTGCGCGAGAACCAGCGGTTGCTCGCGGACGGCAGGGCCGCGCCTGACGTAGCGCTGTTCAATCTCGGGTTGATCTCGGCTTACTCTTCGAATCCCAGGAAGGACTACCCGAAGGCGCTCGGCTATTTCAGGAGGCTGATCAAGGAGCATCCCCGAAGCCCCCTCGTCGAGCAGGCGAAGGTCTGGGTCCAGGTGCTGGAGGAGCACCAGAAAATAGCCGAAGAGCGGCGCCGGCTGATCGAGGAAAGGCGCGTCCTGCTCCGCGAGAAGGAATTACTCGCGCAGGAACGGGAAAGGCTCAATTATACCGTCGAGCGCTCGCGCCAGGTCGACATCGAGATCGAGAAGCGGCGGCGCCAGACGCGCCTCCGCTGA
- a CDS encoding thiamine pyrophosphate-dependent enzyme gives MADQGKAAANAEIWAAGIGRRSRAEYGSDLAVEVLRELGIRYIALNPGASYRGLHDSLVNFEPGSGPELILCTHEEIAVALANGYARATGEVMATGLHDIVGLQHASMAIFNAWCDRTPILNLGGGGPQNTINRRSTDWVHTALVQGNMVREFVKYDDQPSTVEALPEALLKAYRIATTEPKGPVYVCLDTDVQEQRIASPLVVPDARLFRAPAPPAPNPEALRRAAQLLAEAEWPVIVAGEVGRNPVALPPLLDLAELLGAPVIDADGRYAFPSTHPLNLTTAREQALRDADTVLALDVPSLGVPLGPSVRERGNFAPVTPPSAKIIHVTLLDLERQSWVSDGMWLLPVAVPIAADTAIALPQLLEEVRRRGVSREKAASRRAKVEAIYAEARRKSREWLEKSWDETPISQARLYGEINRRVERRSWALVSAHGRRWREALEVTEPAHGLGGGRGGGVGYGLPSSIGAALGFKGSGRLCVGVIGDGDFMMTSNALWTAAKYEIPLLVVVLNNRSYYNDEEHQERMARWRGRPVENKGIGIRIEDPAPDIAAIARALSVAGFGPITEPAALGPALDEAIAVVDGGRPAVVDVVTQPR, from the coding sequence GTGGCGGATCAAGGTAAGGCGGCTGCAAACGCGGAAATATGGGCGGCGGGAATCGGTCGCAGGAGTCGGGCCGAGTACGGATCGGACCTCGCGGTCGAGGTGCTGCGGGAGCTGGGGATCCGGTACATTGCGCTCAACCCCGGCGCCAGCTACCGGGGCCTGCACGATTCCCTGGTCAACTTCGAGCCCGGGAGCGGGCCCGAGCTGATTCTGTGCACGCACGAGGAGATCGCGGTTGCGCTCGCCAACGGCTACGCGCGCGCCACCGGCGAGGTGATGGCCACGGGCCTCCACGACATCGTCGGGCTGCAGCACGCGAGCATGGCGATTTTCAACGCGTGGTGCGATCGTACCCCGATCCTGAACCTCGGCGGCGGCGGACCCCAAAACACGATCAACCGGCGGTCGACGGACTGGGTGCACACCGCCCTGGTTCAGGGCAACATGGTGCGCGAGTTCGTGAAGTACGACGACCAGCCGAGCACCGTCGAGGCGCTCCCGGAGGCGCTGCTGAAGGCCTACCGGATCGCGACGACGGAGCCGAAGGGCCCCGTCTACGTCTGCCTCGACACCGACGTCCAGGAGCAAAGGATCGCATCGCCCCTGGTCGTCCCGGACGCGCGCCTGTTCCGCGCGCCGGCGCCTCCCGCGCCCAATCCTGAAGCGCTGCGGCGCGCGGCGCAGCTGCTCGCCGAAGCGGAGTGGCCCGTGATCGTCGCGGGCGAGGTGGGACGGAATCCCGTTGCGCTTCCGCCGCTGCTCGATCTCGCCGAGCTGCTAGGCGCTCCGGTGATCGACGCCGACGGCCGCTACGCCTTTCCGAGCACGCATCCGCTCAACCTGACGACCGCGCGCGAGCAGGCCTTGCGCGACGCCGATACGGTGCTCGCTCTCGACGTCCCGAGCCTCGGCGTGCCGCTCGGCCCTTCGGTGCGCGAGCGCGGCAACTTCGCGCCGGTGACGCCTCCCTCGGCGAAAATCATACACGTTACGCTTCTCGATCTGGAGCGGCAGAGCTGGGTGAGCGATGGGATGTGGTTGCTTCCGGTCGCGGTGCCGATCGCCGCAGACACCGCCATTGCGCTGCCGCAGCTGCTCGAGGAGGTCCGCCGGCGCGGGGTTTCCCGGGAGAAGGCAGCGAGCCGGCGCGCGAAGGTGGAAGCGATCTACGCCGAGGCGCGGCGCAAGAGCCGGGAATGGCTCGAAAAAAGCTGGGACGAAACTCCGATCTCCCAGGCGCGCCTGTACGGCGAGATCAACCGGCGCGTGGAGCGGCGCTCCTGGGCGCTCGTCTCCGCGCACGGGCGGCGCTGGCGGGAGGCGCTCGAGGTGACCGAGCCGGCGCACGGTCTGGGGGGCGGACGGGGGGGCGGCGTAGGCTACGGGCTGCCGTCCTCGATCGGCGCCGCGCTCGGGTTCAAGGGCAGCGGGCGTCTCTGCGTCGGCGTCATCGGCGACGGGGATTTCATGATGACGTCGAACGCGCTCTGGACCGCGGCGAAGTACGAGATTCCGCTTCTCGTGGTCGTGCTCAACAATCGCTCGTACTACAACGACGAGGAGCACCAGGAGCGGATGGCGCGCTGGCGCGGCCGGCCGGTGGAGAACAAAGGGATCGGCATTCGCATCGAGGATCCGGCGCCGGACATCGCGGCGATCGCCCGGGCCCTGAGCGTGGCGGGGTTCGGCCCGATCACCGAGCCGGCGGCGCTCGGTCCGGCGCTCGACGAGGCGATCGCGGTGGTGGACGGCGGCCGGCCGGCCGTGGTCGACGTCGTGACCCAGCCGCGATAG
- a CDS encoding NAD(P)-dependent oxidoreductase has translation MNVLITGGMGVNGAATARFLVGEGLRPVLFDNRLDFSLLRDVVQRVECVEGDVCDPRALERAVEDHGITHIAHLAALMPEPAEANPRLAVQVGAGGTTNVLEVARAHGIKRVVFTSSKAVYGEIRGAHGAPEFKPVTEDHPKRPADLYGTIKVCCEALGAYYREAWGVEFLALRYASIYGPGKEARHGPLSFYGRLIETARSGEPWAVPEGGDQHNDAVYVGDVARSIYLALKAPTPGVWAFNIGSGRLSTPREFLAAAAKLFPAHRITLGPGPGRLGRTKQSYCRFDISAARRHLGYEPAFGVEEGVRDYVATLGLIGR, from the coding sequence ATGAACGTCTTGATCACGGGCGGAATGGGAGTCAACGGCGCGGCCACGGCCCGCTTTCTCGTGGGCGAGGGCCTCCGGCCGGTGTTGTTCGACAACCGCCTCGACTTCTCGCTCTTGCGGGACGTGGTGCAGCGGGTCGAGTGCGTCGAAGGCGACGTTTGCGATCCGCGCGCGCTGGAGAGAGCGGTCGAGGACCACGGAATCACGCACATCGCCCATCTCGCTGCCCTGATGCCCGAGCCGGCGGAAGCAAATCCGCGACTTGCGGTCCAGGTCGGAGCCGGCGGCACGACCAACGTTCTCGAGGTCGCGCGCGCACACGGCATCAAACGCGTGGTGTTCACCAGCTCCAAGGCGGTGTACGGCGAGATCCGCGGCGCGCACGGGGCGCCCGAGTTCAAGCCCGTGACGGAGGATCATCCCAAGCGGCCCGCGGACCTCTACGGAACGATAAAGGTCTGCTGCGAGGCGCTCGGCGCGTATTATCGGGAGGCCTGGGGAGTGGAGTTTCTGGCGCTTCGCTACGCGTCGATTTACGGCCCCGGAAAAGAGGCGCGCCACGGACCGCTTTCCTTTTACGGGAGGCTCATCGAAACCGCGCGCTCCGGCGAGCCCTGGGCCGTTCCGGAAGGCGGCGATCAGCACAACGATGCGGTTTACGTCGGCGACGTCGCCCGCTCGATCTATCTGGCGTTGAAGGCGCCGACTCCGGGAGTCTGGGCGTTCAACATCGGCAGCGGGCGGCTCTCGACGCCACGGGAGTTCCTCGCGGCGGCCGCGAAACTGTTTCCCGCCCACCGCATCACCCTGGGGCCGGGCCCGGGCAGGCTCGGGCGAACCAAGCAGAGCTACTGCCGGTTCGACATCTCGGCGGCAAGAAGGCACCTCGGATACGAGCCCGCCTTCGGCGTCGAGGAAGGCGTTCGTGACTACGTGGCGACCCTGGGGTTGATCGGGAGATAA
- a CDS encoding MFS transporter — protein sequence MTQQTDKPPDTVPPDRVRPWSSFAFRDYRLIWFAILCANTSMHMRNVTSLYHVYHISGSSLQLGLTGFFQAAPFVFFGLLGGVLADSVNRKKLILYTQIFNVVPGLALAALTATGSVQVWHVNLFNLFTAAFQVLGGPARQAIIPSLVPSSHLLNAVTLATLMMQSTQLVAPVLAGFLIDLAGIEVSYLMDAALLAPALVSVLMVRSSGQPTGERRRVSLRSLVEGFEFLWHTRIILSLFLLDFFAVLVGYYRPILPIFANDVFKVGAGGLGALYAAPAIGALVGSGLLLAVGEVERKGALSVIATLLFASSLGFLGLSRWFWLGLLAVGALGFSDAISVAVRRTVVQILAPDDMRGRASSFLTVFAQTTNALGAVIAGAAAAVLGAPNALLAGSVLCAASVLGVCWAIPQLWRYRSG from the coding sequence GTGACGCAGCAGACCGACAAGCCTCCCGATACAGTGCCCCCGGACCGCGTCCGCCCCTGGTCCTCCTTCGCTTTCCGCGACTATCGCCTGATCTGGTTCGCGATTCTTTGCGCCAACACCTCGATGCACATGCGCAACGTCACGAGCCTCTACCACGTCTACCACATCTCGGGCTCCTCGCTGCAGCTCGGCCTGACCGGCTTCTTCCAGGCGGCGCCGTTCGTTTTTTTCGGCCTGCTCGGCGGCGTGCTGGCCGACAGCGTCAACCGCAAGAAGCTGATCCTCTACACGCAGATCTTCAACGTCGTGCCGGGGCTGGCGCTCGCGGCCCTCACGGCGACCGGCTCTGTGCAGGTCTGGCACGTCAACTTGTTCAACCTGTTCACGGCCGCGTTTCAGGTGCTCGGCGGCCCCGCTCGCCAGGCGATCATCCCGAGCCTCGTGCCCTCGTCGCATCTGCTCAACGCGGTTACGCTCGCGACGCTCATGATGCAGAGCACGCAGCTGGTCGCGCCCGTGCTCGCGGGCTTCCTGATCGACCTCGCCGGGATCGAGGTCTCCTATCTGATGGACGCCGCGCTGCTCGCCCCGGCGCTGGTTTCGGTGCTCATGGTCCGCAGCTCGGGGCAGCCGACGGGCGAGCGGCGGCGCGTGAGCCTGCGCAGTCTCGTTGAAGGCTTCGAATTTCTCTGGCACACGCGGATCATTCTCTCTCTGTTCCTGCTCGATTTCTTCGCCGTGCTGGTGGGCTACTACCGCCCGATCCTGCCGATTTTCGCCAACGACGTCTTCAAGGTCGGCGCCGGCGGGCTCGGCGCCCTCTACGCGGCGCCCGCAATCGGCGCCCTCGTGGGCTCGGGATTGCTGCTCGCCGTCGGCGAGGTGGAGCGCAAGGGAGCGCTCTCGGTGATCGCCACCCTCTTGTTCGCGTCGAGCCTGGGGTTTCTCGGCCTTTCGCGGTGGTTCTGGCTGGGGCTCCTGGCGGTCGGCGCGCTCGGGTTCAGCGATGCGATCAGCGTCGCCGTCCGCCGCACCGTCGTCCAGATTCTGGCGCCGGACGACATGCGCGGCAGAGCCTCGAGCTTTCTCACCGTCTTCGCCCAGACCACCAACGCCCTGGGAGCCGTGATCGCCGGCGCCGCCGCCGCGGTGCTCGGGGCGCCGAACGCTCTGCTCGCCGGCTCCGTTCTTTGCGCGGCGAGCGTGCTCGGCGTTTGCTGGGCGATCCCGCAACTCTGGCGCTACCGCTCGGGTTAA
- a CDS encoding VOC family protein, with the protein MAELQVQGVTHWSIPVNDLAEAEKFYGEILGLEPKGRLGNSKMSCFKAGEHHFILLCERKEPLVRTPQQDNRLHHAFTVSPEMWEKGCKVLHKHGVKIAEPIVYREKGHFTGRELYFLDPSGNMLELCDPTWKPGMPTPTYEEIVSS; encoded by the coding sequence ATGGCCGAGCTCCAGGTCCAGGGCGTCACTCACTGGTCGATTCCGGTCAACGATCTCGCCGAGGCGGAGAAGTTCTACGGGGAAATTCTCGGTCTCGAGCCCAAGGGGCGCCTGGGGAATTCCAAGATGTCCTGCTTCAAGGCAGGCGAGCACCATTTCATCCTGCTCTGCGAGCGCAAAGAACCGCTGGTCCGAACCCCGCAGCAGGACAACCGCCTGCACCACGCCTTCACGGTGAGTCCCGAGATGTGGGAAAAGGGTTGCAAGGTTCTCCACAAACACGGCGTGAAGATCGCCGAACCGATCGTCTACCGGGAGAAGGGCCACTTCACCGGACGGGAGCTTTATTTTCTCGATCCCAGCGGCAACATGCTCGAGCTTTGCGATCCGACCTGGAAGCCCGGCATGCCGACGCCCACCTACGAGGAGATCGTCTCGTCCTGA